One genomic region from Streptomyces sp. NBC_00582 encodes:
- a CDS encoding fumarylacetoacetate hydrolase family protein — MRIARFDDDRLGLVRDGRVLDITDQLTSALSPGPYSLVRRLITEFTVVRPILEKLAAGSEASAGLPLDEVRLRAPVPDPTKIVAAPVNYRDHQAEMNEAFHISALGFFLKSPSSLLDPGGTVQLPYSDRRFDHEAEFALIVGRRTSQVTPEQALDHVFGYTGLMDITMRGGEDRSTRKSFDTFTPMGPWIVTPDELGSPDDVGLELTVNGALRQKANTRDLIWSAARFLSYASTVTVLEPGDVVTTGTPAGVAPIQSGDTVELTVDRIGRLAVGVTAENATPCPTGGAGRGPVPPPAPPITAEPA, encoded by the coding sequence ATGCGCATCGCCCGCTTCGACGACGACCGCCTCGGTCTCGTGCGAGACGGTCGTGTCCTGGACATCACCGATCAGCTCACCTCCGCCCTCTCCCCCGGCCCGTACAGCCTTGTCCGGCGCCTGATCACAGAGTTCACCGTGGTCCGGCCGATCCTGGAGAAACTGGCTGCCGGATCCGAGGCGTCGGCAGGGCTGCCGCTGGACGAGGTGCGGCTGCGTGCCCCGGTGCCCGATCCCACGAAGATCGTGGCAGCACCGGTCAACTACCGCGACCACCAGGCGGAGATGAACGAGGCCTTCCACATCAGCGCGCTCGGGTTCTTCCTCAAGTCCCCGTCCTCGCTGCTCGACCCGGGGGGTACCGTCCAACTGCCCTACTCGGACCGCCGCTTCGACCACGAGGCCGAGTTCGCTCTGATCGTCGGCCGCCGGACCAGCCAGGTCACGCCGGAGCAAGCCCTGGATCATGTCTTCGGCTACACGGGCCTGATGGACATCACCATGCGCGGCGGTGAGGACCGCTCCACCCGCAAGTCCTTCGACACGTTCACGCCCATGGGCCCTTGGATCGTCACCCCGGACGAACTCGGCTCACCCGACGACGTCGGTCTGGAGCTGACCGTCAACGGGGCGCTCCGGCAGAAGGCCAACACCCGGGACCTCATCTGGTCGGCCGCCCGCTTCCTGTCGTATGCCTCCACCGTCACCGTGCTCGAACCCGGCGACGTGGTGACGACCGGCACCCCGGCCGGTGTGGCCCCGATCCAGAGCGGCGACACCGTGGAACTGACGGTGGACCGGATCGGCCGGCTGGCCGTCGGCGTCACGGCCGAGAACGCCACCCCCTGCCCTACCGGCGGTGCGGGGCGGGGCCCCGTACCGCCGCCGGCTCCTCCGATCACGGCGGAGCCGGCGTGA
- a CDS encoding cupin domain-containing protein — MATRRFHAPADPALSNLYADLAERNLQPLWELTGLLTPTPKAWATPYRWRGKELRELGARAGDLVPVDRGGDRRVLSLANPSLGGAPYATPTLWGAVQYLGPAETAPAHRHTPAALRFVLEGEGVWTLVNGDPLHMAAGDLILTPSWTWHEHHNPGTTPMAWFDALDLPLVEALGAVFFERGHEPGAARVTAPRSASESRYGGGPGLLPCDGPSPPAAHSPLLRYPWAATDRALSSRLADEGAEAAGARHAHVRFADPTNGRDVMPTMRCEMHRYLPGHTTPALRRTGSSLVAAFRGTGAVVLDGISYDVAPGDLIAVPSWTSVAYIADEPLDLFTVSDAPVLEALALYREEAAADPPETSLTP, encoded by the coding sequence ATGGCTACTCGGCGCTTTCACGCGCCTGCCGATCCCGCTCTGAGCAACCTGTACGCAGACCTTGCGGAGAGAAACCTCCAGCCGCTGTGGGAGTTGACCGGGCTGCTCACCCCCACGCCGAAAGCCTGGGCGACACCGTATCGCTGGCGCGGCAAGGAGTTGCGGGAACTGGGCGCGCGTGCCGGAGACCTCGTCCCCGTGGACCGCGGTGGTGACCGGCGGGTGCTGTCGTTGGCCAATCCCAGCCTGGGCGGCGCCCCGTACGCGACCCCCACACTGTGGGGGGCGGTGCAGTACCTCGGCCCCGCGGAGACGGCGCCCGCCCACCGCCACACCCCCGCCGCCCTGCGCTTCGTGCTGGAGGGCGAGGGCGTGTGGACTCTGGTGAACGGCGATCCGCTGCACATGGCGGCGGGAGACCTGATCCTCACTCCCAGTTGGACCTGGCACGAACACCACAACCCAGGCACCACCCCCATGGCCTGGTTCGATGCACTCGACCTGCCCCTGGTCGAGGCGCTGGGGGCCGTGTTCTTCGAACGTGGCCACGAACCCGGCGCTGCACGCGTCACCGCTCCCCGGTCCGCCTCCGAGAGCCGCTACGGCGGCGGACCGGGACTCCTTCCCTGCGACGGGCCTTCCCCGCCGGCCGCCCACTCCCCTCTCCTGCGCTACCCCTGGGCCGCCACCGACCGCGCGCTGAGCAGCCGTCTCGCCGACGAGGGCGCCGAGGCCGCCGGTGCCCGCCACGCGCACGTCCGCTTCGCCGATCCGACGAACGGCCGCGACGTGATGCCCACGATGCGGTGCGAGATGCACCGATACCTGCCTGGCCACACCACTCCCGCCCTGCGACGCACCGGTTCCTCGCTCGTCGCCGCCTTCCGTGGCACCGGCGCCGTCGTCCTGGACGGGATTTCCTACGACGTCGCCCCGGGTGACCTGATCGCCGTCCCCTCCTGGACGTCCGTGGCGTACATCGCGGACGAACCGCTCGATCTGTTCACCGTCAGTGACGCCCCTGTGCTGGAAGCCCTGGCTCTCTACCGGGAGGAAGCGGCTGCCGATCCTCCCGAAACCTCTCTGACCCCCTGA
- a CDS encoding alcohol dehydrogenase catalytic domain-containing protein codes for MTTMLAARARKGSDALHLDKIDIPEPGPQDVLIKVASAGLAPGMMTLLAMGAFKHLPTTLGHEAAGTIAAVGSEVEGIEIGTRVRVHPNLNCRACRYCRSNRDMMCAQQAVIGHAGFGDVPMPLYERYHDGGLAEYVRVPHWLVDRLPDSVSFDVGAKVYDIANAVRALKSADLPLGATLVVTAATGTMGTSTIKLARHYGVARLILVGRSAERLEAIRHLAGDVATDVVALETLPENWHSAQGLTRALRALVPQGADAVLDYVPQGPATSQAMASLTTGGTLVHMGANPSPLTLPAIAVMVNCWRFVGTRSCTRTDAQEVLSLLAEKALDVDELITHRYPLTEAKEAVEAMQSRTEPIWMAVVNP; via the coding sequence ATGACCACCATGCTCGCCGCACGGGCCCGGAAGGGCTCCGACGCACTGCACCTGGACAAGATCGACATTCCCGAGCCCGGCCCCCAGGACGTCCTGATCAAGGTAGCCTCCGCGGGGCTTGCCCCCGGCATGATGACCCTGCTGGCCATGGGCGCCTTCAAGCATCTGCCGACCACCCTCGGGCACGAGGCCGCCGGAACCATCGCCGCCGTCGGCAGCGAGGTGGAGGGCATCGAGATCGGCACCCGGGTGCGGGTGCATCCCAACCTCAACTGCCGCGCCTGCCGCTACTGCCGCTCGAACCGGGACATGATGTGCGCGCAGCAGGCGGTGATCGGTCACGCTGGGTTCGGTGACGTCCCCATGCCGCTGTACGAGCGCTATCACGACGGCGGTCTGGCAGAGTACGTCCGGGTGCCGCACTGGCTCGTCGATCGGCTGCCGGACAGCGTGTCCTTCGACGTCGGCGCCAAGGTCTACGACATCGCCAACGCCGTACGCGCCCTGAAGAGCGCCGATCTGCCCCTGGGCGCCACCCTGGTGGTCACCGCCGCCACCGGCACGATGGGCACCTCCACCATCAAACTCGCCCGGCACTACGGAGTGGCGCGTCTGATTCTCGTCGGGCGCAGCGCCGAACGGCTGGAGGCCATCCGGCATCTGGCGGGCGACGTCGCCACCGATGTCGTAGCGCTGGAGACCCTGCCCGAGAACTGGCACTCCGCGCAGGGCCTCACCCGCGCCCTGCGCGCGCTCGTCCCGCAGGGAGCGGACGCGGTCCTCGACTACGTCCCGCAGGGGCCGGCCACCTCCCAGGCCATGGCCTCGCTCACCACCGGCGGAACTTTGGTGCACATGGGCGCCAACCCCAGCCCGCTGACGCTCCCCGCGATCGCCGTCATGGTCAACTGCTGGCGCTTCGTCGGCACTCGTTCCTGCACCCGTACCGACGCACAGGAAGTTCTCTCTCTGCTCGCCGAGAAGGCGCTCGACGTGGACGAACTCATCACCCACCGCTACCCGCTCACGGAGGCGAAGGAGGCCGTCGAGGCCATGCAGAGCAGAACCGAGCCGATCTGGATGGCGGTCGTCAACCCGTAG
- a CDS encoding dienelactone hydrolase family protein — MSDQHNTLATPTGWIIVPTADGPMRVYRARPDRPADRAVIVLQEAFGVNDHIQDIARRYAARGFLALAPDLFHRNGVGTLAYEQHAEVMPLIGAIGPDAIVTDVEAVLTHLAEREGVPASRTAVNGFCFGGRAAFTAATGISGLGAVVVFYGPGIAAGPHAVVDRAKNIDAPLQLHVGSQDPTIPAEQVAAIEGALTAAEADFESHVYGGAGHAFACDARPHMYVEHSAATAWRRTHAFLDKHLPQAA, encoded by the coding sequence ATGAGCGACCAGCACAACACCCTCGCCACACCGACCGGATGGATCATCGTCCCCACCGCCGACGGACCGATGCGCGTGTATCGGGCACGGCCCGACCGGCCCGCGGACCGCGCGGTGATCGTCCTGCAGGAGGCGTTCGGGGTCAATGACCATATCCAGGACATCGCCCGCCGCTACGCCGCCCGTGGCTTCCTCGCCCTCGCCCCGGACCTGTTCCATCGCAACGGGGTGGGCACTCTCGCCTACGAGCAGCACGCCGAGGTCATGCCGCTGATCGGTGCCATCGGACCGGACGCGATCGTCACCGACGTCGAGGCGGTCCTCACCCACCTCGCGGAGCGGGAGGGCGTTCCCGCCTCCCGCACGGCGGTCAACGGGTTCTGCTTCGGCGGCCGGGCCGCGTTCACCGCGGCCACCGGTATCAGCGGTCTCGGCGCCGTCGTCGTCTTCTACGGCCCCGGCATCGCCGCCGGCCCGCACGCGGTCGTGGACCGGGCCAAGAACATCGACGCACCCCTGCAGCTGCATGTCGGCTCCCAGGACCCCACCATCCCCGCCGAGCAGGTCGCGGCCATCGAGGGAGCCCTCACCGCCGCGGAGGCCGACTTCGAAAGCCATGTCTATGGCGGCGCCGGCCATGCCTTCGCCTGCGACGCCCGCCCGCACATGTACGTCGAGCACAGCGCCGCCACCGCCTGGCGGCGCACCCACGCCTTCCTCGACAAGCACCTCCCCCAGGCCGCCTGA
- a CDS encoding class II aldolase/adducin family protein, with protein MTPGDTPALAIQASHALAAAGQGDMVWGHVAVRDPQGRGIWIKAPGWGLEEVDGDRLQLVSWDAEVLLGKGTPHKECHIHLEILKASPDLTCTVHTHAVSAVAFAALGTALRPISHDGSLFEGEDVPRFQATGSLVSTPELGKALAADLGGASAALMPKHGLVAAGRTVPAAVMHAVLLERACAVQLTAAAAGEVRVWSGDAEASAKHAECWADSQLEAGYRYLVRRAATLAAARPLTPSAIEPTLQ; from the coding sequence ATGACGCCCGGCGACACCCCCGCGCTCGCGATCCAGGCCTCCCACGCCCTGGCCGCGGCCGGACAGGGCGACATGGTCTGGGGACATGTCGCGGTGCGCGATCCGCAGGGCCGCGGTATCTGGATCAAGGCACCGGGCTGGGGACTCGAAGAGGTCGACGGGGACCGCCTGCAGCTTGTGTCATGGGACGCCGAAGTCCTGCTCGGGAAGGGGACTCCGCACAAGGAGTGCCACATCCACCTGGAGATCCTGAAGGCGTCACCGGACCTCACCTGCACGGTGCACACCCACGCGGTGTCCGCGGTCGCGTTCGCGGCACTCGGGACCGCGCTCCGCCCGATCTCCCACGACGGATCCCTGTTCGAGGGCGAGGACGTACCGCGCTTCCAGGCCACCGGCAGCCTCGTCAGCACCCCGGAGCTGGGCAAGGCGCTCGCCGCGGACCTGGGCGGGGCCTCGGCCGCCCTCATGCCCAAGCACGGCCTGGTGGCCGCCGGCCGCACCGTACCGGCCGCCGTCATGCACGCCGTACTGCTCGAGCGGGCGTGCGCCGTCCAGCTCACCGCGGCAGCGGCCGGCGAGGTCCGTGTGTGGTCAGGCGACGCCGAGGCCTCGGCCAAGCACGCCGAATGCTGGGCCGACAGTCAGCTGGAAGCCGGATACCGCTACCTCGTGCGGCGGGCGGCGACACTCGCCGCCGCCCGCCCCCTCACGCCATCAGCCATCGAGCCCACACTCCAATGA
- a CDS encoding TAXI family TRAP transporter solute-binding subunit has protein sequence MGSPSMRPGRPAEPKIERSLELHLRGDWGTANLHRVCGWISQELGDRCGPHSRIATWRGRGFSDSVRAVGRGEVQVALTTPAAFTVAALEAAGVYTNESYPDLRALGVVPQRDRLVVGVHKDLGVTTFAELRERKPVLRLATSVHDGVNHVGLAAHHVLTRSGVDVTGWGGELLQDERPYESLDHVKEGRANAIVHEAVMLPAWQEIGRHLNFLEVEKDVLDSLYDDFGWPAATVEDGYFPDRTAFTTLDFSDFLVLTRADLPDDVAYAIAWVLGETRQILERQYHHLAPERSPVTYPLDPVTMGKTPVPLHPGAAQYYSALTAS, from the coding sequence GTGGGTTCACCCTCGATGCGACCCGGCCGCCCGGCGGAGCCAAAGATCGAGCGCTCACTCGAGCTGCACCTGCGGGGTGACTGGGGTACCGCCAATCTGCACCGGGTGTGCGGCTGGATCTCGCAGGAACTGGGGGACAGGTGCGGCCCGCACTCGCGGATCGCCACCTGGCGGGGCCGCGGGTTCAGCGACTCCGTACGGGCGGTGGGCCGGGGCGAGGTACAGGTGGCACTCACCACGCCCGCCGCCTTCACGGTCGCCGCACTGGAGGCGGCCGGTGTCTACACGAACGAGTCCTACCCGGACCTGCGCGCCCTGGGTGTCGTACCGCAACGCGACCGTTTGGTGGTGGGCGTGCACAAGGATCTCGGGGTGACGACCTTCGCCGAACTGCGCGAGCGCAAGCCCGTTCTGCGACTTGCCACGTCGGTGCACGACGGCGTCAACCATGTAGGGCTGGCGGCGCATCACGTGCTGACCCGCTCGGGCGTCGACGTCACCGGATGGGGCGGCGAACTACTCCAGGACGAGCGGCCGTACGAATCCCTGGACCACGTGAAAGAGGGCCGGGCGAACGCCATCGTGCACGAGGCGGTGATGCTCCCGGCCTGGCAGGAGATCGGCCGGCACCTGAACTTCCTTGAAGTCGAGAAAGACGTCCTCGACAGCCTCTACGACGACTTCGGCTGGCCGGCGGCCACGGTCGAGGACGGCTACTTCCCCGACCGCACCGCATTCACGACACTCGACTTCTCCGACTTCCTGGTCCTCACCCGCGCCGACCTCCCGGACGACGTGGCCTATGCCATCGCCTGGGTGCTCGGGGAGACCCGGCAGATCCTGGAGAGGCAGTATCACCACCTGGCCCCCGAACGCAGCCCGGTCACCTACCCGCTCGACCCCGTGACCATGGGCAAGACCCCCGTTCCCCTGCACCCGGGGGCCGCCCAGTACTACAGCGCCCTCACCGCGTCATGA
- a CDS encoding cytochrome P450, producing the protein MPQAAKEFFAFTAAQLEDRRRNPRDDYLTQLASGALGDRPLTDGEVGGILMSFFIGGHHSTTAAISALLHHIITESGVREALANDPGVLPKVIEESLRLSTPLAHFARTVLQDTEIEGCPVPAGSRILLNYVSANRDERRFADPDRFDLGRRPNPHVAFGFGGHLCIGRHLARAEMTTVATQLLTRLPDIETDGEVRFSGLIGGNLHRILEFPVRFTPENPNARQNRTADGK; encoded by the coding sequence ATGCCCCAGGCCGCGAAGGAGTTCTTCGCGTTCACCGCGGCCCAACTCGAAGACCGGCGCCGAAACCCCCGGGACGACTACCTCACCCAGCTCGCCTCAGGGGCCCTGGGAGACCGGCCGCTGACCGACGGCGAGGTCGGCGGAATCCTGATGTCCTTCTTCATCGGCGGCCATCACTCGACCACGGCGGCCATCTCCGCTCTCCTGCACCACATCATCACCGAGAGCGGAGTCCGGGAGGCACTCGCGAACGACCCCGGGGTCCTCCCCAAGGTGATCGAGGAGAGCCTGCGGCTGTCGACGCCGCTGGCCCATTTCGCGCGCACCGTCCTGCAGGACACCGAGATCGAGGGGTGCCCCGTCCCGGCGGGCAGCCGGATCCTGCTCAACTACGTCTCGGCCAACCGCGACGAGCGGAGGTTCGCGGACCCCGACCGGTTCGACCTCGGCCGACGCCCCAACCCGCATGTCGCCTTCGGGTTCGGCGGACACCTGTGCATCGGGCGCCACCTGGCCCGCGCGGAGATGACCACCGTCGCCACCCAGCTCCTCACCCGGCTGCCGGACATCGAGACCGACGGCGAGGTGCGGTTCAGCGGCCTCATCGGCGGCAACCTCCACAGAATCCTGGAGTTCCCCGTCAGGTTCACACCCGAGAACCCCAACGCCCGGCAGAACAGGACGGCGGACGGAAAATGA
- a CDS encoding 2Fe-2S iron-sulfur cluster-binding protein produces MTKITFVRPGGEREIVNAEPGHSVMETAVDNGIDEIVAECGGCLACATCHVYVDEADLDRLPPPSAAEDAMLEATAAPRTLCSRLSCQLKATPELGDLTVHLPSEQY; encoded by the coding sequence ATGACCAAGATAACCTTCGTGCGGCCCGGCGGTGAGCGGGAGATCGTGAACGCCGAACCCGGCCACAGCGTGATGGAGACGGCCGTCGACAACGGCATCGACGAGATCGTCGCGGAGTGCGGCGGCTGCCTCGCCTGCGCCACCTGCCATGTGTACGTCGACGAGGCCGACCTGGACCGGCTGCCGCCGCCCAGCGCTGCGGAGGACGCGATGCTGGAGGCGACAGCGGCCCCGCGCACGCTGTGCAGCAGACTCTCGTGCCAGCTCAAGGCCACCCCGGAACTCGGGGACCTCACGGTGCATCTCCCGTCGGAGCAGTACTGA
- a CDS encoding NAD(P)/FAD-dependent oxidoreductase — translation MDQPGVVIVGAGHAGFTAAASLRQKGYAGAVTLVTAEDDLPYQRPPLSKGYLAGSIGGQRLAFRPADFYERRRIDLRRGDPAEWIDREAKALILSSGQSLRYDRLVLATGSTPRTAALPGAGLDGVFRLHSRADADALRERLAVAHHLVIVGGGFIGLEIAAHARGQDKDVTVVESTDRLLGRAVSTATSAFFHATHLSWGCRVLLGSPVAGLVGDGTGRVRGVRLQEGSVLHADLVVVGVGARANTELAERSGLSVDNGVVVDAGLRTSDPHVHAIGDCARYPSGGRTVRYECVENAVGQAHAVAEELTTGRPQNYRRIPSFWSDQQDLKLQIAGDSTGHDRAVLQGDPAEGSFAVRCFQGATLVAVESVNRPSDHVSARQQLQPA, via the coding sequence ATGGATCAGCCGGGAGTCGTCATCGTCGGCGCGGGGCACGCCGGCTTCACCGCCGCGGCATCCCTGCGCCAGAAGGGCTACGCCGGAGCCGTGACGCTCGTGACGGCCGAGGACGACCTGCCCTACCAGCGGCCACCGCTGTCCAAGGGGTACCTGGCCGGCAGCATCGGCGGCCAGCGGCTCGCCTTCCGGCCGGCGGACTTCTACGAACGCAGACGCATCGACCTGCGGCGCGGCGATCCCGCCGAGTGGATCGACCGCGAGGCCAAGGCCCTGATCCTCTCTTCCGGGCAGTCACTGCGCTACGACCGCCTGGTCCTGGCCACGGGATCGACACCGAGGACCGCCGCGCTGCCCGGCGCCGGACTCGACGGCGTGTTCCGGCTGCACTCCCGTGCCGACGCCGACGCCCTGCGTGAACGCCTTGCCGTCGCACACCACCTGGTGATCGTCGGCGGTGGGTTCATCGGCCTGGAAATCGCCGCCCACGCACGCGGCCAGGACAAGGACGTCACCGTGGTGGAGAGCACCGACCGCCTTCTGGGAAGGGCGGTGTCCACGGCGACGTCCGCGTTCTTCCACGCCACACATCTGTCGTGGGGATGCCGGGTTCTCCTGGGGTCACCGGTCGCGGGGCTGGTCGGCGACGGAACGGGCCGCGTGCGAGGGGTTCGGCTGCAGGAGGGCTCCGTACTCCACGCCGATCTCGTCGTGGTCGGCGTGGGGGCGCGCGCCAACACGGAACTCGCCGAACGCTCCGGGCTGAGCGTCGACAACGGTGTGGTGGTGGACGCGGGCCTGCGGACCTCCGATCCGCACGTCCACGCGATCGGTGACTGTGCCCGCTACCCCAGCGGTGGCCGGACGGTCCGGTACGAGTGCGTGGAGAACGCGGTCGGCCAAGCGCACGCCGTCGCCGAGGAACTGACGACCGGCCGACCGCAGAACTACCGAAGAATCCCGTCGTTCTGGAGCGACCAACAGGATCTCAAACTCCAGATCGCCGGCGACTCCACCGGCCATGACCGCGCCGTTCTGCAGGGTGACCCGGCCGAAGGGAGTTTCGCCGTGCGGTGTTTCCAAGGTGCGACCCTGGTGGCCGTCGAGTCGGTCAACCGGCCTTCGGACCACGTCTCCGCCCGCCAACAGCTACAACCGGCCTGA
- a CDS encoding antibiotic biosynthesis monooxygenase family protein, which yields MIELRDIDPSTPFLAQLQGPDDGRPITLVNTFVVPEGQIDKVIDVWRQDSMIMKAQPGFVSAQLYRGAGDGRALTNVAVWETLTSLRNAFMSEEFQNTLPLYPDGSLAFPVVMRGEAVPGVCVA from the coding sequence GTGATAGAGCTCAGGGACATCGATCCCTCGACCCCGTTCCTGGCACAGCTGCAAGGCCCGGACGACGGACGGCCCATCACCCTCGTCAACACCTTCGTCGTCCCCGAAGGCCAGATCGACAAGGTCATCGACGTCTGGCGCCAGGACTCCATGATCATGAAAGCGCAGCCCGGCTTCGTCTCCGCGCAGTTGTACCGAGGTGCCGGCGACGGTCGCGCCCTGACGAACGTGGCCGTCTGGGAGACCCTCACCTCGCTGAGAAACGCGTTCATGAGCGAGGAGTTCCAGAACACGCTGCCGCTCTACCCGGACGGGTCGCTGGCGTTCCCGGTCGTGATGCGCGGGGAAGCGGTGCCCGGCGTGTGCGTGGCCTGA
- a CDS encoding MarR family winged helix-turn-helix transcriptional regulator, producing MSESVTRESSVQLVRVIWTLHRVLYQRQSTPGGESRRRPLAHVEVLRLVESRPGIGVREAAVALGMQPNNVSTIVTQLVRDGFLERRTSTHDKRYVELHPTDKMRTMGGEVDDSLHNAITEALGQLPPETSRRITASLPDLWELARTLTPASR from the coding sequence ATGAGCGAGTCCGTCACCCGAGAGTCCTCGGTGCAGCTGGTCCGGGTCATCTGGACCCTGCACCGAGTCCTGTACCAGCGCCAGTCGACCCCGGGCGGTGAGTCCCGCAGGCGTCCGCTCGCCCACGTGGAGGTACTGCGGCTGGTCGAAAGCCGACCGGGCATCGGCGTCCGTGAGGCGGCCGTGGCGCTGGGCATGCAGCCCAACAACGTCAGCACCATCGTCACGCAACTCGTCCGTGACGGGTTCCTGGAGCGCCGTACCAGCACCCACGACAAGCGCTACGTCGAGCTCCATCCGACCGACAAGATGCGCACCATGGGCGGCGAGGTCGACGACAGCCTCCACAACGCGATCACCGAGGCCCTCGGTCAGCTGCCTCCGGAGACGTCCCGGCGTATCACCGCCTCCCTGCCCGACCTGTGGGAGCTCGCCCGGACCCTCACCCCGGCGTCCAGGTGA
- a CDS encoding M24 family metallopeptidase encodes MQGMRGVQGILGVPAPVNEPMFSLEERDRRWERLRQLMSEASVEVLIVLPQWITSDSLYIADTVGVTIFPVDGDPVLILGGEHSNYAVERPHWIEDRMSATPFGSTAPEYGAVTADVLRQRGLVGRRTAIAGLRGDEFSSVRQPEGYAGYTSVARIAEAVGAEHVVDGTGILGRARYVKGPEEISRLAASVRAGEASLEAMAATARVGVAQAEVYGQMLLAQVRAGADVLHVAWAPGPWGEGRHRYVTTPPGVLDRGTFVSTELMPEIRGYQAQVAQPMVIGRPGARAREIFDRNAAAFDTALKAMVPGQRWGDVFAAVESVAGDADGHMLALLHGRGLGNDGPLVIPQRDASHIAEQPITAHTTFILKPFLEVPEAPVPSARTHDVTWGDTVVVTQTGAERLGTRPRELTVIDPQ; translated from the coding sequence ATGCAGGGTATGCGTGGTGTCCAGGGAATCCTGGGGGTCCCGGCACCGGTCAACGAACCGATGTTCAGCCTGGAGGAGCGCGACCGGCGCTGGGAACGGCTGCGGCAGTTGATGAGCGAGGCCTCTGTCGAGGTGCTGATCGTCCTGCCGCAGTGGATCACCTCGGACTCGCTCTACATCGCCGACACCGTCGGTGTGACGATCTTTCCCGTCGATGGTGATCCGGTCCTGATTCTCGGTGGTGAGCACAGCAACTACGCCGTCGAGCGGCCGCACTGGATCGAAGACCGGATGAGCGCGACCCCGTTCGGTTCGACCGCGCCCGAGTACGGTGCGGTGACGGCGGATGTGCTGCGCCAACGGGGCCTCGTCGGCCGGCGCACCGCGATCGCCGGGCTGCGCGGCGACGAGTTCTCCTCCGTGCGGCAACCCGAGGGGTACGCCGGGTACACCTCGGTGGCGCGTATCGCGGAAGCGGTCGGCGCCGAACACGTCGTCGACGGCACCGGCATCCTCGGACGGGCCCGGTACGTCAAGGGCCCCGAGGAGATCTCCCGGCTGGCCGCGAGCGTCCGTGCCGGCGAGGCGTCGCTCGAGGCGATGGCGGCGACGGCACGGGTGGGCGTGGCACAGGCCGAGGTGTACGGGCAGATGCTGCTGGCCCAGGTACGGGCCGGCGCGGACGTGCTGCACGTGGCCTGGGCACCGGGGCCATGGGGTGAGGGACGGCACCGGTACGTGACGACCCCGCCCGGAGTCCTGGACCGCGGGACCTTCGTCTCCACGGAGTTGATGCCCGAGATCCGTGGTTACCAGGCCCAGGTCGCGCAGCCCATGGTCATCGGACGGCCGGGCGCCCGGGCTCGGGAGATCTTCGACCGCAACGCGGCCGCCTTCGACACGGCGTTGAAAGCGATGGTGCCCGGGCAGCGATGGGGCGATGTCTTCGCCGCCGTGGAGTCGGTCGCGGGGGACGCCGACGGCCATATGCTCGCCCTGCTGCACGGCCGCGGGCTCGGCAACGACGGGCCGTTGGTCATCCCCCAGCGCGACGCCTCCCACATCGCGGAGCAGCCGATCACCGCGCACACCACCTTCATCCTGAAGCCGTTCCTGGAGGTACCGGAAGCGCCCGTGCCTTCCGCCCGTACGCACGACGTCACGTGGGGCGACACCGTCGTCGTGACACAAACGGGCGCCGAACGGCTGGGCACTCGTCCACGTGAGCTGACCGTCATCGACCCGCAGTGA